From the genome of Pieris brassicae chromosome Z, ilPieBrab1.1, whole genome shotgun sequence:
CGGtacacttttaaaatagcaaatcatcatataaaacaactacggcaaacaacacttattttaaaacaaatatggcAAATTAATCAGAAGTAACCTGGTAAGCACTAGCCAGGTAAGAACATGCCAAGCCCGTTTATCAACTAGAGAATACccttttacacagcttttctttaatttattaaaatgcagTGATTAAAaagcctctgggattttattaaagaaaagtataccttttcccaaaaaataCTAACTTTAAATAGTCTAGTATGTGGAAATTGCAGCCTGCCTGTCCACTACTTTTGTAtgcatacataatattttcataaatatattgcgagagaaagtaaattaatttgctTGATTTATAGCTCAGAGattccctacattttaaattatagattgcacCAATAGCTCTCTTCTGcagaattaaaatagttttgacATCAGCAGCATGACCCCATAATAATAAGCTGTTaaagtaactaaaaaataaacaagtgaTCGAATCTTTTTAACCAAGTAAGCtgcaaaacaaaacaaggaataaaatatttggcacCTAAGTTGGAAGGCATAATGGCATACACAggcattttaattatgtaatattttaatggtatAAAGACATTGGAAATGTCTGCCTCTGGTCACATTAAGCcttaaaaacagttttaaaagaccgctaattaaataaacgcGATACTATGCTGTATCGAATACGCCTacttatcttaaaaatattaacacacGCGATATTGTTTTCATGTTTGTAATTCTGAGTGAATAATGCGACCTTGATATTTAAACGAAATGGCATTGaatgcaattttaatatttaaaataagtgagGGTGGTTTGGTAAAAAcacgtttaaatattttaaaacaaaagcacTTTGATCCGTAATCCGTTTCAGTAAATAAAGATAACGACAAAAGCATGCTAGAaggataaatatataaagcaaaTAAATTGCAACAAATCCATGAAATTACgataaacaaaattgatttaagtAACAACTCACTTCATCGGTACTTGCAGTGTTTAggtaatttaaacattaaagatGCACACGCTCTAGACACTTTTACACTACACTCTACTTTGTTTATTGTAGccttttaaatgatttattgatATCTAAAGAAATACtgaattaataacattttcatCTCAACCGACGCTCCTACTCTGCAAAATTCAACACAATTGACAATAGCAAGTTACATTACAGACTGAAACTGACAATAGTATTTAAGAAAATGgaattttgacaattgacgAATTGGCTAACATTATagttatttgtatgtaaatatgttcATAAATTTACTACAacttataacaatttaaaagaattctaaaaagataatattatatcgtTATCAAGTTTGACTACTAAAtgcacacaatttttattctaagaaaataaatatttttggtaaactttatttaataagttaatttaagtACCTAAAATTACGTTTAAAAGGCCTATCTAAATtacttacaataaattaatatttttctaataacgGAAATGAACGTTACATACGTACAATTACAACAGATAATTAGTACCAGACAAATGTATTTCTTGAAATCTTGAACAATCGACGTTTTcttggaattttattttaaagcgtTGATTATTAATGTGGTTTTCTTCATTTGATCAAGTGCTATCTATTGAATTCTTGTCTGGATTAGCAGCTGGTGGGTTGTTCCTAGCAAATAAATTGGCAGTATACGCTATCAcaagcttttttttaaagcatttagttttaacaatataaatagccACTTCCTCTACCGCgacaatcttatttatttaagtgcTGAAACTAGTATTAATGGGACACAGCATTTTAAGCAAACctcaaaaactttttaatatatgtcgCACCTCTATTACTTTTAGCGTATTTACCGCATATTTTCTAAAGcaccttttaattaattatctaaaattgcaaaaaaattaaaattcaataatctATAGTAATATGACAAATGTGCGTGAATGTATGGGAAATCCGCTGTAAAgtggaaatatttaatattttcttggaAAAACAAGTGTCAACTCGCTaaagtttacaaaataaacattttgcgGAAGAGTATTTGAGGGGCAGATTCGTGAATTTTTAATCAGTGTGAGGTTTTGGTTCGAACATTCgggtaaaaatttaatattttcaggaAATAATGGATTGCAAAATGTTCATTTTCTTAATGGCGTTGGGGATACAATTAAGTTTGGCGGATGACGTGAGCTGTAAGTATTACTTttagttgttttaaaatatatgttttttaattctgtaagattttattttattactagttattaattttctaaaatgcCGTTGTATTGGAAAGAATATTAACATCAAAACGCAGCATTCTCAACTTTAtcattgaattaaatattactgtaTAATTTGGTCAAAGGTCGATTCCCCTcaaattaatatctatttagAGAATACAACATAAAGGATTGTTCTGTTTGACTTGtgaaacagaaataaatacaacttatattatatttaatcgttttaataaaatttatctcttttaacatataaatacatatatattatatatttatatgtatttatttatacaaatttaaatatcaattcaaaaaaataacatcgtctttcaaaatatgtgtttattaaaataaattaaacaattagaaCCGTCAGAAATCTAACGTCTCATGTCAACTTTcacaactattaaaaaaaatacaacaatacaaaatacagtGGTTATAGGTCTTATTACTAGTATATTCTTCATATAACAAAACACAGaacatgtaatatttattacgattTCAGATCAAGCTTGCGTCGATAAATACTCAAGGAAGGGATACCAGCCATGGCAGGAATGGTCCGATCATTACACCTGCCACAGATACCGATGTGAAATACGAGATGGGAAATACTTTATTGCTGCTGTCGGGTAAGAAAAAGTCAGAGAAGAAAGACCCagtatgaaaatgacagttcgtgtcgtaaaattttaaaatacaaatttagttttcgattTTCTAGAGACAAAGCCCTCAGGAGCCAAAGAACTTAGGGATAGGTGTTAACGCCaaacaaatagaaaaataccAAGTTAGAGCTAATGTAGTGACATTCACATCTGTGAGTGCACAGAGGGTCACGCTAGCCTCTAAGTGCTTATGTCTAGAAATCTATGGCCTATTATTGGGCGCGTTCAGTCTTTTTCGTAAAGGATATAATATTTGTGcatgtaatgtaaaaaaatatggatttttattcgtgtaacttataattattaatttacaatcaTTTCGAGCTTTCTGTAATTgagtattattaaaacaacttaaTTTTAGTTGCCGCAAGCCAAAGATACCTGAAAATGCCCTCGAGTGCCACGAATATATAGAAGATGAGAACGTtggtatgttatttatttttaaatttcagtcTCATACACACATAATACTAATCAAAACAAGATTTCTTAGTAAAACCGTGTCAGCTGCTCGCCCATATTGATCTAATTTGgtgtctttttttatataaatatgcatTTCACCCTCtcatttagtaaattaaaaaaagtttgtttattGAATACATTCACTGAAAATTAGCGtaaattataatctttttttagttttaacttCCTTTGCAaacgttttgttttaataaatatattgttttactattaattacGATTAATTATGATGTTTTTGTTGTAGTGTTACCCTTAGACacaattgtgtttttattttcttttattatatttaaacaagatCACTTTAGCCACCCGTTGGTTATTTTTCTTGttcatatattgtttttacgtGTAATAAATTGTGAATAAACTCACTACTAAAATACTCTTTGAATAAGCTTTAATGAAAACTATTTCAATTTTACTCTTTATTTACACTGACATTGATATTTTTGCGTAattcttgtaaaatatttccGTGACAGAATTTCCAACATGCTGTGCTCGCTTACGTTGCGTTGTGGAAGTCAATGGTGAAAGAATTGTGCAGACACGTGGACAACCTGGTGAACTATTCCCAGACAAGTATGTATAATGCGAAAAACTgtgataatataatagtaattacatattcttttattaaagCAATAATTCTATAGATAAGATACAAAATTGGTTTTACCAGTTTAAATGAGATCAAACTTATCTAaacattgtattaatatataccgCAACAACAACAGCCACTTGTGTTGAAATTGACAAATTAACACTGGAAAAACCATCTAATCTAGAATCTGTAATATATCTAAGtccatattttaatacatatctCAAGTCAGGCTCATCTTGAGggttataaaatatcaaacatCATACAGATATAAACGGTTTGATAGCTCAAATTTGACGTTCTATTTTACATTGTTGTGATGttacataattgtttatatatatttttattgatcttTCACTGAATAGTTAATTCAGTGAAGCATAGtataatgatatagttttatttataatatatattttaggccATGGAAGGGCCAACAAAATGAACCAAACGCAGCGGTAGTCGGCATGGGACCAGTACAGCAGAACCCAGGTGGTGAACCCCAGAGCCAGCCAGCTCCCGGCATGTTTAACAACAGAGGCGCAGGCAAgccaagtaatttttattatacaaacttagccgatattttttttatagtacgaAATATGTATAAGCATGTCacattttgttatatacatacaGTTTGTAGTACTTGGTTATTCCGAAGTTCTCCCAGAAAAAtgactaaattaatttaagtaaaaaatccTGATAAAACACTTAGCAACTATGTGTGCTTTTACCCTAACAACTGTTATATTAAGACGGGTGAGGGAAACAATACTAACTTCGAAATATATTGTTCTCTTTGTATAATATACTCTATAACACTATTACATCACTAGTAAAAACCGTTAACCtgactattttaatttagccAACGATATTCCCGACAGCGGATGGCAGCGATATTAATGGACGCCGTTACGTAGACCCATATCCATCACAACCAATGCAAGATTCACCGAGAAAGAAGAGATCTACCAACCACCCCCTTTTTGACCGTGGACTCCTACAGGAACGTGCTTATGCCCCACATCAGATCAAGATTCACGGATATTCCCCTGAAAAATATACGTCATACTTTACAAGTAGTGTCAAAGGCATTTCTAATCCTAAGCTTCACATTAATATGTCTTAATAACGATCAAtgcattattcattatatatttgtggtttgttgataataaatttgtttaatgtttatttaatttaatttatttcatgatTAAACGTTACAGTGaacaattaaaatgaatttttctAAAGGTAAACCAAAACATTTGTCAAACATAATGCTACAGATGGTATACGTAGATAATCTTTAAATAcgttatcaaataattatataaaatttgaacgCATCTTTGACTTGAAAGTTGATGAACAAATAAGTAGACACCTATGACATTCCGTAAGTAATAATGCGGAAGTAAGTTGACGGTGACAATAATGTCATAACAAAaagcaaaaattaaaataaacattgaattcaaagttaaaacaaaaattgcgttaacaaataataattttattgcaagTATGtagattaaatgtttaaattagaGTAAGAATGAGATAAATTACAGGAAACATAAACAATCGACGAAATATTTGCTAAGGAATTCTCTAactgtaagtttttaatttattctgtttaaattactaataGTAAGTAGACTatcgtaatttaaattatttttaagttgcaATGTAATCTACATTAGTATCTCTTAGAACCACCACAACTCTACGTACTATAAAACTCCCATATGACCAGACTACAGCCCCTAAGATCGCCACAAGTAATTTAAACCATTTTCATAACATGACAGCTACAAATAACCAAATGtttcatgtttattatttttgcttttacTATATACTCTTACTGGATCTAGGCTTTGAAAGCTTTCTTTGACCCCTTCACCAAAATTTccttaaaatgtattacatatagtacataagttgttttttaaatcactGAAATGTGGGAGATGGATCCACCATTCTAGTAGGAGCAGaactgaaataaaattctgattaaaagacttttttaatctacaataaaagaaatcataacaatcaaaacaTAAGGCCCACTGATAGGCTGATCagcattgatttattttggaTTTGAATCCAGTTGACCTGTTCAGTGCCACTTCCTTAAAGCTATGATTCCCAGCTGTGCACATAAGGACTTCGTTCATAGTTCAAAAAGTTGTTGGTGTGTCCAACAGACAGAAAGAGCCTAAAAGGTTACtagcatatttttatatgttagtaCACAAATTTTTTGGTGACTAAActgtagtttatatatattcagatTGGGTTTTGAGCTATTCACCAATTTTTGCAGAGGGCCCGTATACCttgattaataacaaattaaattattgtttttttccaTTTTGACAGTAATGTCTTTGAATTCTGTCAATTACAaagtgttaattaaatgttacagATGGAGCCAGAAAAACCATTTGCATGTACAATACCAGATTGTAGGATGACATTCACAAATGAAGATCATCTTCATGTACACACACGAAAACATGATATGGTTTTACAGTTGGGTATGGAGCAGAAGGCGGCATTCGCAGGTATGAATTCTCATTtcacactgtaaatatttttatttgttgatgtgatattgatttaattgaatctgctgtttatattttcaaattgttgAACACCACTTGGGGAtacctttttctttttcatgacctgtttcttttttatatttgccactgtttacataaatttttattgcttattgGTAAGAtactaaaaagttaaaaatcatatatgtcatcatatacatatatgtaattaagtcCAAATTTAATTGCAGCTGACCAGACACCAACACCAACTCGATTTATAAGAAATTGTGAAGAAGTTGGTTTATTTCAAGATTTGCAAAATGTTACTGTTAACCCGTTTGATGAAGGATTCAAAAGGGCCATGGAAGCCAAGTAAGTGGATATTTGTGTGGCCGTTGTAAAGAAGTCACTGgttaatgcatttttttaaaggggTCCTTTAGTATCGTTCTATAGATGGGGAGAGGGGGTGGGTATATTTTGGGTAGACATTtgtctgtttttaaaaattatgcgCCTTCCAAGAAAGAAAGGGTATAGTTACTGTAATCtagcatatatttttgtgtctgTTTCTGAATTCAACACGCTATGCTTGTGTCATTCCTAAATTAAGTAtacattgtttgtttattttcaaatttaacaaACATGTTTTTCTGCCTTCCTACAAAGTAAAGGCCATGCATTAATTTTAGTGTCTGTTAATGAATTCATCAGAGGAGTAGGCGTCTGTGTCGCTACTTAATTGGGTAGATACTGTGTctgttttcttatattaatatgCAGATGTTTTTGTTCCAACCAATTTGTAATATACTTCAATATAATTCAATCAGTTTAATCGGAAAGCcatttttgtatctatttttTACTTCCAGGCATAAAAGAATTATTTGCTAAAATTTTTGTGTCTCACGAATATAAGTTGCGCCAAGTAtgtgttaagttatttattgtatcTGTTTTCTAAAAACCAGAAAACCAATATCTCAAAAATCACTGAATCAATTTTGATGAACTTTCTCAGTAATCCCTTATCGACTCTCAATGTCTTAGTTTTCGATAAATTTGTGACCAAACACGAACACACCTGCATCTAATACTTATCACTCTGATTCCCTTGTCAGGCATACAACCCTCGAATCATCTACGGAAGATGTTCTTCATACTCCACATCTGACATTTCCCTTGGATGGTGACTGTACCATGTACACGGCTAATAACCAGAGAAATATCACAATAAGCAGGTatgtcatttattaaattaattcttctTGGACTAGCGTGTTCCCCATCTCCGAGCAGTAGATTCTTCGAAGATATTTTGGCACGAGCATCCTCCTTATGTCTGGTTGTGGGATAACTTATGAAATACAAAGGAATTTTGATGCTCACGCGCTCAAGTCTAAAACACTTCAGGATGATAGACCTTgacttttagaaaaaaatgccACGTAACAGCTATAGAgattgtgttttttaaataatctttattaatattttagatcaTCAAGTGACGAATCGGGCGCTGTCAAAGAGTACGAAACCACGACAATATCAAAGCTAACAAACGAGGTAACAACGATAAGTCGACTGGTGAAAGACGAAACGAAATCCGACAAAAAAGACCACAACACAGTCTCTTACACCAACaacgttataaaaatacaggAAATACGTAAAGATGGCATCGTCAACATCGAAAAGAACGATAAGCTAAGCGACAGGAATTGTAGAAAAGACGGGGTTGACGAGAAAAAGGACGGGGTTGACGGAAAAAAAGACGGTACCGACGGGATAAAAGACGGCCCTAACGGAAAAAAGGACGGCCTCGACGCTCAAAAAGTCCCACCGATAATGAGTCAACAATCTTTGGATTTTGTAGTTGATAGCTTAACAGCGGAGAACGAGATTGAGAACGATTTAGAAGTGATTGTCAAGTTGCCAAGTGGAAAACGTGTGAAAATGAAGTCCGTTCAAGAAAATGCGAAGGAAAAGTTGAGAAATgtgattcaaaataaaattaaacctgTACCCTTGATACCGTGTGGAACATTAATACCAGTAACAATAAAACCAAGAACATTAATGCCAATACCGAGAGTGAATAGTGTTAGTGACAGAAGTGTTAGTGAAGTGAAAAAGCCTGTGGATGTGTTGCAAGAGAAGAGAATGTCTTCATCTGCAGCTTCCAAACGATATAGGTAGGTTGATTTGGGTTCCTCAATTgctatatttagaattatacaaaaataattgtagattTGTTCAATTTCTTAAAcagttaacattttataatattattttttgttaggagttaaaaatttaacacttTAGCGTGTGTCTAACTCGAAATTAGTAGGTTCAAACCCCGGCTCCACCAGTTGACTGTGATTTACGCATAACACTCGCTCT
Proteins encoded in this window:
- the LOC123718528 gene encoding uncharacterized protein LOC123718528; translated protein: MEPEKPFACTIPDCRMTFTNEDHLHVHTRKHDMVLQLGMEQKAAFAADQTPTPTRFIRNCEEVGLFQDLQNVTVNPFDEGFKRAMEAKHTTLESSTEDVLHTPHLTFPLDGDCTMYTANNQRNITISRSSSDESGAVKEYETTTISKLTNEVTTISRLVKDETKSDKKDHNTVSYTNNVIKIQEIRKDGIVNIEKNDKLSDRNCRKDGVDEKKDGVDGKKDGTDGIKDGPNGKKDGLDAQKVPPIMSQQSLDFVVDSLTAENEIENDLEVIVKLPSGKRVKMKSVQENAKEKLRNVIQNKIKPVPLIPCGTLIPVTIKPRTLMPIPRVNSVSDRSVSEVKKPVDVLQEKRMSSSAASKRYRDRVKQRKQREYIEMQSEIQRLKDANLELRAQVDLYHQIIKKHLKKCPAADDLKIVQQEMEKIQQT
- the LOC123718669 gene encoding uncharacterized protein LOC123718669 isoform X1 — its product is MDCKMFIFLMALGIQLSLADDVSYQACVDKYSRKGYQPWQEWSDHYTCHRYRCEIRDGKYFIAAVGCRKPKIPENALECHEYIEDENVEFPTCCARLRCVVEVNGERIVQTRGQPGELFPDKPWKGQQNEPNAAVVGMGPVQQNPGGEPQSQPAPGMFNNRGAGKPTDGSDINGRRYVDPYPSQPMQDSPRKKRSTNHPLFDRGLLQERAYAPHQIKIHGYSPEKYTSYFTSSVKGISNPKLHINMS
- the LOC123718669 gene encoding uncharacterized protein LOC123718669 isoform X3, encoding MDCKMFIFLMALGIQLSLADDVSYQACVDKYSRKGYQPWQEWSDHYTCHRYRCEIRDGKYFIAAVGCRKPKIPENALECHEYIEDENVEFPTCCARLRCVVEVNGERIVQTRGQPGELFPDKPWKGQQNEPNAAVVGMGPVQQNPGGEPQSQPAPGMFNNRGAGKPTNDIPDSGWQRY
- the LOC123718669 gene encoding uncharacterized protein LOC123718669 isoform X4 encodes the protein MDCKMFIFLMALGIQLSLADDVSYQACVDKYSRKGYQPWQEWSDHYTCHRYRCEIRDGKYFIAAVGCRKPKIPENALECHEYIEDENVEFPTCCARLRCVVEVNGERIVQTRGQPGELFPDKPWKGQQNEPNAAVVGMGPVQQNPGGEPQSQPAPGMFNNRGAANDIPDSGWQRY
- the LOC123718669 gene encoding uncharacterized protein LOC123718669 isoform X2, encoding MDCKMFIFLMALGIQLSLADDVSYQACVDKYSRKGYQPWQEWSDHYTCHRYRCEIRDGKYFIAAVGCRKPKIPENALECHEYIEDENVEFPTCCARLRCVVEVNGERIVQTRGQPGELFPDKPWKGQQNEPNAAVVGMGPVQQNPGGEPQSQPAPGMFNNRGAADGSDINGRRYVDPYPSQPMQDSPRKKRSTNHPLFDRGLLQERAYAPHQIKIHGYSPEKYTSYFTSSVKGISNPKLHINMS